One Brassica napus cultivar Da-Ae chromosome A5, Da-Ae, whole genome shotgun sequence DNA window includes the following coding sequences:
- the LOC125608923 gene encoding uncharacterized protein LOC125608923 isoform X2 gives MEAAATDVPTNLEGEGEGECAAPPSKKPRFDGEVNRVAEIVLVLSALRRIRGGKPPTELELELMVEAKSKLVDMCQEFPPKDIIGRDAIGAVIEDLGLNGKLKDQRLGFRAPKLTISEKLSLGKRKMEDAKKNTVVPTIYTSPAHLTPASSVSMGHQWVNNEMKVSGSAVNASGTHFVKDASGIRPQFKPDVHASASSHGPVPGGNYYGNAAASWSAQPHPSSSTISFGTPSESKVHLPSSSRVTDPSFRPFVSQPQPGAFPGMKGVTYGQTSSPFGNNHHAEIAKIIHKVLQPRAKQNLLWNPPSREYMSKAMTCQMCQGTINEVETLLICDACEKGYHLKCLQANNIKGVPKSEWHCSRCVQLYSGKSFPPKYGRVMRSATTAKMSSTTADVQSPKMVGKINLKVNKEATPHSETAKPTVDSATDRTVEAEGAAAVSQTVEDEVAAAISQTVEAKDAAAISQTVEAENASMNEGDETNDESQGSVGNEAECDDPSQQAPHSETPNPPKQDNKEDPSKGVTEGSVSPSGQDKDLKITVEPSSQEENSASQTENLPSQPPPLQPNTDQSQQENTTPNVEEALQKNVTENPEEK, from the exons ATGGAAGCGGCGGCTACCGATGTACCGACGAATCtcgagggagagggagagggagaatGTGCAGCTCCACCGTCAAAGAAACCGCGATTCGACGGGGAAGTAAACAGAGTAGCAGAGATTGTTCTCGTCTTGTCCGCACTACGGAGGATCCGAGGAGGCAAACCCCCGACGGAATTGGAGCTTGAGCTAATGGTTGAAGCTAAATCGAAACTGGTAGACATGTGTCAAGAGTTTCCTCCAAAGGATATCATCGGCAGGGATGCTATCGGAGCTGTGATTGAAGATCTGGGTTTGAACGGTAAGCTCAAGGATCAGAGATTAGGGTTCCGAGCTCCTAAGTTAACCATCTCCGAGAAGCTCTCTCTTGGCAAGAGAaag ATGGAAGATGCGAAGAAGAACACTGTAGTTCCCACTATCTATACATCTCCAGCTCATTTAACTCCGG CAAGTAGTGTTTCTATGGGACATCAGTGGGTTAATAACGAGATGAAGGTATCCGGTAGTGCTGTTAATGCAAGTGGAACCCATTTCGTTAAGGATGCATCAGGGATTAGACCACAGTTTAAGCCGGATGTGCATGCCAGTGCTTCTTCACACGGACCAG TTCCTGGTGGAAATTATTATGGGAATGCTGCTGCATCTTGGTCTGCCCAACCTCATCCCAGTTCCTCCACCATATCATTTGGAACTCCATCAGAGAGCAAAGTTCACCTTCCGAGCTCTTCAAGAGTCACAGATCCGAGCTTCAGACCCTTCGTGTCTCAACCTCAGCCAGGTGCATTCCCAGGCATGAAAGGAGTGACTTATGGTCAGACCTCTTCACCTTTTGGAAACAACCACCATGCTGAAATCGCTAAGATTATCCACAAGGTACTGCAACCGAGGGCTAAACAAAACCTCTTGTGGAATCCACCTTCAAGAGAGTATATGAGCAAAGCAATGACATGCCAGATGTGCCAAGGAACCATCAACGAAGTAGAGACGCTGCTGATTTGTGATGCCTGTGAAAAGGGATATCACTTGAAATGTCTACAAGCTAACAATATCAAAGGTGTTCCTAAATCTGAATGGCATTGCTCAAGATGTGTGCAGTTGTACAGTGGCAAGTCTTTTCCCCCTAAATATGGTCGCGTTATGAGAAGCGCCACTACAGCAAAAATGTCTTCTACGACAGCTGATGTTCAGTCGCCCAAGATGGTTGGTAAAATTAATCTAAAGGTTAATAAAGAGGCAACGCCACATTCTGAGACAGCAAAACCAACTGTAGATTCAGCTACGGATCGAACAGTTGAAGCTGAAGGTGCAGCAGCTGTAAGTCAAACAGTTGAAGATGAAGTTGCAGCAGCAATAAGTCAAACGGTTGAAGCTAAAGATGCAGCAGCTATAAGTCAAACGGTTGAAGCTGAAAATGCATCTATGAATGAAGGAGATGAAACTAATGATGAATCACAAGGTTCTGTAGGAAATGAAGCTGAGTGTGATGATCCTTCACAACAGGCACCTCACTCAGAGACTCCTAATCCTCCAAAACAAGATAACAAAGAAGATCCAAGCAAAGGTGTTACTGAAGGATCTGTTTCACCGAGTGGCCAAGATAAAGACCTGAAGATCACTGTAGAACCATCATCACAAGAGGAGAATTCAGCATCTCAGACAGAGAACTTACCATCCCAGCCTCCTCCTTTGCAGCCCAACACAGATCAATCCCAACAAGAGAACACAACACCAAATGTTGAAGAGGCTTTACAGAAGAATGTCACAGAAAATCCAGAGGAAAAGTGA
- the LOC125608923 gene encoding uncharacterized protein LOC125608923 isoform X1, with the protein MEAAATDVPTNLEGEGEGECAAPPSKKPRFDGEVNRVAEIVLVLSALRRIRGGKPPTELELELMVEAKSKLVDMCQEFPPKDIIGRDAIGAVIEDLGLNGKLKDQRLGFRAPKLTISEKLSLGKRKMEDAKKNTVVPTIYTSPAHLTPASSVSMGHQWVNNEMKVSGSAVNASGTHFVKDASGIRPQFKPDVHASASSHGPAVPGGNYYGNAAASWSAQPHPSSSTISFGTPSESKVHLPSSSRVTDPSFRPFVSQPQPGAFPGMKGVTYGQTSSPFGNNHHAEIAKIIHKVLQPRAKQNLLWNPPSREYMSKAMTCQMCQGTINEVETLLICDACEKGYHLKCLQANNIKGVPKSEWHCSRCVQLYSGKSFPPKYGRVMRSATTAKMSSTTADVQSPKMVGKINLKVNKEATPHSETAKPTVDSATDRTVEAEGAAAVSQTVEDEVAAAISQTVEAKDAAAISQTVEAENASMNEGDETNDESQGSVGNEAECDDPSQQAPHSETPNPPKQDNKEDPSKGVTEGSVSPSGQDKDLKITVEPSSQEENSASQTENLPSQPPPLQPNTDQSQQENTTPNVEEALQKNVTENPEEK; encoded by the exons ATGGAAGCGGCGGCTACCGATGTACCGACGAATCtcgagggagagggagagggagaatGTGCAGCTCCACCGTCAAAGAAACCGCGATTCGACGGGGAAGTAAACAGAGTAGCAGAGATTGTTCTCGTCTTGTCCGCACTACGGAGGATCCGAGGAGGCAAACCCCCGACGGAATTGGAGCTTGAGCTAATGGTTGAAGCTAAATCGAAACTGGTAGACATGTGTCAAGAGTTTCCTCCAAAGGATATCATCGGCAGGGATGCTATCGGAGCTGTGATTGAAGATCTGGGTTTGAACGGTAAGCTCAAGGATCAGAGATTAGGGTTCCGAGCTCCTAAGTTAACCATCTCCGAGAAGCTCTCTCTTGGCAAGAGAaag ATGGAAGATGCGAAGAAGAACACTGTAGTTCCCACTATCTATACATCTCCAGCTCATTTAACTCCGG CAAGTAGTGTTTCTATGGGACATCAGTGGGTTAATAACGAGATGAAGGTATCCGGTAGTGCTGTTAATGCAAGTGGAACCCATTTCGTTAAGGATGCATCAGGGATTAGACCACAGTTTAAGCCGGATGTGCATGCCAGTGCTTCTTCACACGGACCAG CAGTTCCTGGTGGAAATTATTATGGGAATGCTGCTGCATCTTGGTCTGCCCAACCTCATCCCAGTTCCTCCACCATATCATTTGGAACTCCATCAGAGAGCAAAGTTCACCTTCCGAGCTCTTCAAGAGTCACAGATCCGAGCTTCAGACCCTTCGTGTCTCAACCTCAGCCAGGTGCATTCCCAGGCATGAAAGGAGTGACTTATGGTCAGACCTCTTCACCTTTTGGAAACAACCACCATGCTGAAATCGCTAAGATTATCCACAAGGTACTGCAACCGAGGGCTAAACAAAACCTCTTGTGGAATCCACCTTCAAGAGAGTATATGAGCAAAGCAATGACATGCCAGATGTGCCAAGGAACCATCAACGAAGTAGAGACGCTGCTGATTTGTGATGCCTGTGAAAAGGGATATCACTTGAAATGTCTACAAGCTAACAATATCAAAGGTGTTCCTAAATCTGAATGGCATTGCTCAAGATGTGTGCAGTTGTACAGTGGCAAGTCTTTTCCCCCTAAATATGGTCGCGTTATGAGAAGCGCCACTACAGCAAAAATGTCTTCTACGACAGCTGATGTTCAGTCGCCCAAGATGGTTGGTAAAATTAATCTAAAGGTTAATAAAGAGGCAACGCCACATTCTGAGACAGCAAAACCAACTGTAGATTCAGCTACGGATCGAACAGTTGAAGCTGAAGGTGCAGCAGCTGTAAGTCAAACAGTTGAAGATGAAGTTGCAGCAGCAATAAGTCAAACGGTTGAAGCTAAAGATGCAGCAGCTATAAGTCAAACGGTTGAAGCTGAAAATGCATCTATGAATGAAGGAGATGAAACTAATGATGAATCACAAGGTTCTGTAGGAAATGAAGCTGAGTGTGATGATCCTTCACAACAGGCACCTCACTCAGAGACTCCTAATCCTCCAAAACAAGATAACAAAGAAGATCCAAGCAAAGGTGTTACTGAAGGATCTGTTTCACCGAGTGGCCAAGATAAAGACCTGAAGATCACTGTAGAACCATCATCACAAGAGGAGAATTCAGCATCTCAGACAGAGAACTTACCATCCCAGCCTCCTCCTTTGCAGCCCAACACAGATCAATCCCAACAAGAGAACACAACACCAAATGTTGAAGAGGCTTTACAGAAGAATGTCACAGAAAATCCAGAGGAAAAGTGA